The proteins below come from a single Aegilops tauschii subsp. strangulata cultivar AL8/78 chromosome 6, Aet v6.0, whole genome shotgun sequence genomic window:
- the LOC141025815 gene encoding uncharacterized protein — translation MPPLARASQRIRYSKKQRAPPPPPPPPERDWAELHPDLISCILHRLDQAELLVGGVAGVCRSWRRAAREEPELWRHINLREGMWYVPTFCPEFSVNAIVGKALRLGAGQTEAFLSEGIDDHTLLLLAQR, via the coding sequence ATGCCGCCGCTGGCGAGGGCGTCACAGCGAATCCGATATTCCAAGAAACAAagggcaccgccgccgccgccgccgccgccggagagaGACTGGGCGGAGCTGCACCCGGACCTCATCTCATGCATCCTCCACCGGCTGGACCAGGCCGAGCTCCTGGTCGGCGGCGTGGCGGGCGTGTGCCGCTCCTGGCGCCGCGCCGCCCGGGAGGAGCCGGAGCTGTGGCGCCACATCAACCTGCGCGAAGGCATGTGGTACGTCCCCACGTTCTGCCCCGAGTTCAGCGTTAACGCCATTGTGGGGAAAGCCCTGCGGCTCGGCGCGGGGCAGACAGAGGCCTTCCTGAGCGAGGGCATCGACGACCACACGCTCCTGCTACTCGCCCAGCGGTAA